The following proteins come from a genomic window of Pieris napi chromosome 15, ilPieNapi1.2, whole genome shotgun sequence:
- the LOC125056691 gene encoding uncharacterized protein LOC125056691 has translation MATRLHKLLVVSLVLTTTAADFTANCPEECKCVWASGNKQADCSQSNFHDIPKTLSTEIQILDLTGNELYEITRHAFEDVRLINLKKLILKECQLLTIHKNGLSGLAIMIELDMSKNNLKTLHAETFRETTKIRWILLNDNQIEKLEDGLFNNLQFLQKIDLSNNRITQIGMKTFMSVPKLNILRLNSNKLEHLKLDTLSALTLSNLDVHDNPWRCDCYLQPFRNWVISNNFYTSPITCSEPPKVHGKLWKELDSRDFACRPSIVYPSVTTTIQSGDNNITLSCQVNGNPIPEVNWVLNAQIIDGTYRYQGEVKYILTQSNTENSRWLNLTIIDAGSTDNGMYLCVAKNPGGVEERNVTLFVTHTAPGIVPPTGMNSNMLPVLIGVSCAAAILLIILVVICYCCCRRRSSDKKKANNSNGEALIEGSVIPEMEKSLISAVNPVTKPPRRYEVPPSITSGGTEMSELNKTLLDNDSVFAHNDDEKRSLDFDHQRKRSEDALSDYGRTDGRAYPPDLLSFPPRAAQISPAASNASTVPDTSRLQVNPVSPIHSPIYGMTTNQNIFRTLPYSRSQSPFTAPITPPVVTPRQGYVTIPRRPRVPSWSSTASTQILPSAEAQEPLYDNLGLRTTANGSSVLSLNKTGLEPQFSPMRNRPLPATPTSYANTHPVFYAPIEEQEPAPSPVPPPFTPTRNSISSQLSTQLSTPGPQEPSNPRMSWTAKNTSTPQPEPRKLSVDSDTLIRKGKPETGSLRRNPRPDKEESSSPTKEDPRKNESSASLNQSGTMGRSGKIPPRPPPKPKKKPSPEVNPSEPLFEDEGEDGTEV, from the exons ATGGCGACGCGACTTCACAAACTATTAGTTGTGAGCCTGGTGCTAACAACGACAGCCGCAGACTTCACCGCAAACTGCCCAGAGGAATGCAAATGCGTTTGGGCAAGCGGCAATAAGCAAGCTGACTGCTCACAATCAAACTTTCACGACATACCTAAAACGCTGAGCACGGAAATTCAAATCCTCGACCTAACTGGAAACGAACTATACGAAATCACGAGACACGCTTTCGAAGACGTACGATTAATTAACCTTAAAAAACTTATCTTAAAAGAATGTCAACTTCTTACGATACATAAAAACGGACTAAGTGGGCTCGCCATTATGATCGAGCTAGATATGTCTAAAAATAACCTGAAAACCCTACACGCCGAGACTTTTAGAGAAACCACAAAAATAAGGTGGATTTTACTCAATGACAACCAAATAGAAAAATTGGAAGATGGACTCTTCAATAATCTACAATTTTTGCAGAAAATTGACCTCAGCAACAATCGCATAACCCAGATCGGAATGAAAACATTCATGTCAGTGCCGAAACTTAATATCCTAAGACTCAACAGTAATAAACTTGAACATTTGAAACTGGACACGCTCAGCGCCTTAACCTTATCAAATCTCGATGTTCACGACAATCCGTGGCGTTGCGATTGTTATCTACAACCATTCAGAAACTGGGTGATAAGCAACAATTTTTATACCTCCCCCATCACCTGCAGCGAACCGCCCAAAGTCCACGGTAAGCTGTGGAAAGAATTGGACTCCAGAGATTTTGCTTGCCGGCCGAGCATTGTATACCCCTCAGTCACGACTACTATACAATCAGGTGACAATAACATAACTTTATCATGTCAAGTTAACGGTAACCCTATTCCCGAAGTCAACTGGGTTTTGAATGCCCAAATCATAGATGGAACTTATCGGTACCAAGGAGAAGTAAAATACATCTTAACACAGAGTAATACAGAAAACAGCAGGTggttaaatttaacaataatcGATGCTGGAAGCACCGACAACGGAATGTATCTCTGTGTCGCAAAGAATCCTGGTGGGGTGGAAGAAAGAAATGTCACCTTATTTGTGACTCATACTGCCCCAGGTATAGTCCCACCTACTGGTATGAACAGTAATATGTTACCGGTTCTTATTGGAGTGTCATGTGCAGCTGCAATTTTGCTGATCATCCTGGTCGTTATATGCTATTGTTGCTGTCGGCGACGATCTTCAGATAAAAAGAAAGCTAATAATTCGAATGGTGAAGCGTTAATTGAAGGTTCTGTAATACCAGAGATGGAGAAAAGTCTTATATCAGCTGTCAATCCTGTCACTAAACCTCCACGAAGATATGAAGTTCCACCTTCCATTACCAGTGGCGGCACGGAAATGTCTGAGCTGAATAAGACTCTACTCGATAACGACTCTGTATTTG CTCACAACGATGACGAAAAACGGTCATTAGATTTTGACCACCAACGCAAGCGTTCTGAAGATGCACTGAGCGACTACGGGCGTACAGATGGACGAGCGTATCCGCCAGATTTGCTCTCCTTTCCTCCAAGAGCAGCACAAATATCTCCAGCTGCTAGCAATGCCTCAACTGTACCAGATACAAGTAGGCTTCAAGTGAATCCTGTCAGTCCAATACATTCTCCGATCTACGGCATGACGACTAACCAGAACATATTCAGAACGTTACCATATTCCCGGTCACAGTCACCTTTCACGGCACCCATTACTCCGCCTGTGGTTACACCTCGACAGGGCTACGTTACCATTCCTAGACGGCCTCGTGTACCCTCATGGTCCAGTACTGCAAGTACTCAAATTCTTCCAAGCGCCGAAGCACAGGAACCTCTCTATGATAATCTCGGCTTGCGGACCACCGCAAACGGCAGCTCTGTTCTATCTCTTAACAAAACTGGATTAGAGCCACAATTTTCTCCAATGAGAAATAGACCACTGCCTGCGACCCCTACCTCCTATGCGAACACACATCCGGTTTTCTACGCACCAATAGAAGAACAAGAACCAGCTCCGTCACCAGTACCGCCGCCATTTACTCCCACGAGAAATAGTATAAGTTCACAATTATCGACCCAGCTCTCCACTCCAGGCCCTCAAGAGCCTTCCAATCCCAGGATGAGTTGGACGGCGAAAAACACATCAACTCCCCAGCCAGAACCAAGAAAACTCAGTGTGGATTCAGATACTTTGATTCGTAAGGGTAAACCAGAAACTGGCTCGCTACGAAGAAACCCAAGACCCGATAAAGAAGAGTCCAGTTCGCCAACAAAAGAAGATCCAAGAAAGAATGAAAGCAGCGCGTCCTTGAATCAATCCGGAACTATGGGAAGAAGTGGTAAGATCCCACCGAGGCCTCCACCCAAACCGAAGAAGAAGCCAAGTCCAGAAGTGAATCCCAGCGAACCTTTATTTGAAGATGAGGGTGAAGACGGCACGGAGGTGTAG